In Coleofasciculus chthonoplastes PCC 7420, the following proteins share a genomic window:
- the pstC gene encoding phosphate ABC transporter permease subunit PstC has translation MTTQAESNSAVLPQRSVGEKTIDRGFVWLARILALSVAGILIFIAITVGIEALPAIREFGLNFLVNSAWNPVENEYGALPMIYGTLVSSAIALFFAVPLGIGTAVFLSEDFLPKSARLTLVFMVELLAAIPSVVYGLWGIYVLVPILIPLEEWLHNNFSWIPLFSTEPTRVGMFPAGIILTIMILPIITAISRDSLASLPPDLRQASLGLGATRWQTIFRVLIPAAFSGIVGGIMLGLGRAMGETMAVTLLIGNANQLNFSLLAPANTIASLLANQFAEASGLQVAALMYAGFVLFVLTLIVNILAELIVRQVKKF, from the coding sequence ATGACTACACAAGCTGAGTCCAATTCAGCAGTCCTCCCCCAACGATCTGTCGGTGAAAAAACGATAGATCGGGGGTTTGTTTGGCTGGCTCGCATTTTGGCGCTGTCAGTCGCGGGTATTTTAATCTTCATCGCGATCACGGTGGGCATAGAAGCCTTACCTGCGATCCGAGAATTCGGTCTGAATTTTTTGGTCAACAGCGCTTGGAATCCCGTAGAAAATGAATATGGGGCGCTCCCCATGATCTATGGGACGCTGGTGAGTTCCGCGATCGCACTATTTTTTGCTGTCCCTCTGGGAATTGGCACCGCCGTCTTTTTGAGCGAAGACTTTCTGCCCAAATCAGCGCGGCTGACGTTGGTATTTATGGTAGAACTGTTAGCGGCGATTCCCAGTGTGGTGTACGGACTATGGGGTATTTATGTTTTAGTGCCAATCCTAATTCCGCTTGAGGAGTGGCTGCATAACAACTTCAGCTGGATTCCCCTGTTTAGTACAGAACCCACGCGGGTGGGGATGTTTCCGGCAGGAATTATTTTAACGATTATGATTTTGCCGATTATCACGGCAATTTCTCGCGATTCCTTGGCATCTCTACCTCCAGATTTGCGACAAGCGTCTCTAGGGTTAGGGGCTACTCGCTGGCAAACCATCTTTCGAGTTCTGATTCCGGCGGCATTTTCGGGCATTGTTGGTGGCATAATGTTAGGGCTAGGTCGAGCCATGGGAGAAACTATGGCAGTCACCTTGCTGATTGGTAATGCCAATCAACTTAATTTTTCTCTACTCGCCCCCGCTAATACGATTGCCTCCCTATTGGCTAACCAATTTGCCGAAGCCTCAGGTTTGCAGGTGGCGGCGTTAATGTATGCCGGATTCGTGTTATTTGTCTTAACTCTAATCGTGAACATTCTGGCGGAGTTGATTGTACGCCAAGTGAAGAAATTTTAA
- the pstS gene encoding phosphate ABC transporter substrate-binding protein PstS: protein MVFRLAFINPARLVRSVSVLVLAVSLAACGGQQEADTGGETDQTDMGAGDDKLALAEPVALTGAGASFPAPIYQRWFQELNSQYPKLQVNYQSVGSGAGVEQFTQGTVDFGASDVAMKDEEIAEVDRGVLMLPMTAGSIVLAYNLEGVEELKLPRDVYVDILLGNITNWNDPAIAAANEGVELPDQSITVIHRSDGSGTTGVFTKHLSAISPEWEEQVGEGKTVEWPTGVGAKGNEGVTAQIQQTDGAIGYVEYGYAKNNDLNFAALENQSGNFVTPSDESASKTLEAVTLPENLRAFISDPEGEESYPIVTYTWLLAYQEYDDPETAKSIEATIEYMLTEGQEIAPELGYVKLPPNVREKVAEAADVISDEYDIEVSE, encoded by the coding sequence GAGAAACCGATCAAACTGACATGGGTGCGGGTGATGACAAACTCGCCCTCGCTGAACCTGTAGCGCTAACCGGTGCTGGTGCATCGTTCCCCGCCCCGATCTATCAGCGTTGGTTCCAAGAACTCAACAGTCAATATCCCAAACTGCAGGTTAACTATCAATCCGTCGGCAGTGGTGCTGGTGTGGAACAGTTTACTCAAGGTACGGTAGACTTCGGCGCTAGTGATGTGGCAATGAAGGATGAAGAAATCGCGGAAGTCGATAGAGGTGTTCTGATGCTGCCGATGACAGCGGGTAGTATCGTACTGGCATACAACCTAGAAGGTGTAGAAGAATTGAAACTGCCACGGGATGTGTATGTGGATATTCTTCTGGGTAATATTACCAACTGGAATGACCCAGCAATTGCGGCGGCAAACGAAGGTGTAGAGTTGCCCGATCAGTCGATTACCGTGATTCATCGTTCCGATGGCAGTGGTACCACAGGTGTCTTTACAAAACACCTGAGTGCGATTAGTCCGGAGTGGGAAGAGCAAGTTGGCGAAGGCAAAACCGTCGAGTGGCCCACCGGGGTTGGCGCAAAGGGAAATGAAGGGGTTACGGCTCAGATTCAACAAACCGATGGTGCGATCGGTTATGTTGAATACGGCTACGCCAAGAATAATGACCTTAACTTTGCTGCTTTAGAAAACCAATCGGGTAATTTTGTCACGCCCAGTGATGAATCGGCGTCTAAAACCTTAGAAGCGGTTACATTACCGGAAAATCTGCGGGCATTTATTTCTGATCCTGAAGGCGAGGAATCCTATCCCATTGTTACTTATACTTGGCTTTTGGCTTACCAAGAGTATGATGATCCGGAGACGGCGAAATCCATAGAAGCAACAATTGAGTATATGTTGACCGAAGGTCAAGAAATTGCCCCAGAGTTAGGCTATGTGAAACTGCCGCCCAATGTGCGGGAAAAAGTGGCAGAGGCAGCTGATGTGATTAGCGACGAGTATGACATTGAGGTGAGTGAATAG